From a region of the Halolamina sp. CBA1230 genome:
- a CDS encoding aconitate hydratase has product MGKTITEKILDDHLVEGELTPGEEIGIEIDQVLTQDTTGTMVWLQFEALGLDEVQTELAAQYCDHQTYQFDFKNTDDHRFLRSAAGTYGAHFSRPGNGICHNVHKENFAAPGKTLLGSDSHTPTPGGLGQLAIGAGGLDITVAMGGGAYYVDMPEVVNIRLEGELGEWATAKDVILELLRRLSVKGGVGKVFEYTGPGVETLSVPERTTITNMGTELGATSSIFPTDENTKEWLEEVGRPEDMVELSPDEDAEYADEIVVDLSEIEPMIAEPSMPDNVVPVREAAGRSVEQVMIGSCTNGAYEDILPAAKMLEGREVDKKTEMIIAPASKQASEMLAREGWTAELMAAGVNFSEATCGACIGIGHVPGSDTVSLRTFNRNFEGRSGIEDDSVYLCSPEVATAAAIKGEIVDPRDLADELGDLEDPGFELGRGYDRDDADLISPDEAVDDELVKGPNIGDVPLKDALESNLEGEVLLRMGDNITTDHIIPATSDILKFRSNVPKLSEFTLSRVDESFAQRALDADGGFLVAGENYGQGSSREHAALCPMYLGVEGVLAQSFARIHKANLFNFGLVPLTIDEDDYERIEQGDNVQIVDDVGDGVRAGQEEFTFRVNDEWEATAYLDASEREREILAAGGKLSWTKQQAEGGSGAAPADD; this is encoded by the coding sequence ATGGGAAAGACGATCACAGAGAAGATTCTCGACGACCACCTCGTCGAGGGCGAGCTGACTCCCGGTGAGGAGATCGGGATCGAGATCGATCAGGTGCTGACCCAGGACACCACCGGGACGATGGTGTGGCTGCAGTTCGAGGCGCTGGGCCTCGACGAAGTCCAGACCGAACTCGCCGCACAGTACTGCGACCACCAGACGTACCAGTTCGACTTCAAGAACACGGACGACCACCGCTTCCTGCGCTCGGCGGCGGGCACCTACGGCGCCCACTTCTCCCGGCCGGGCAACGGGATCTGTCACAACGTCCACAAGGAGAACTTCGCCGCGCCCGGCAAGACGCTGCTGGGTTCGGACTCCCACACGCCGACGCCCGGCGGCCTCGGCCAGCTGGCGATCGGTGCGGGTGGGCTCGACATCACCGTCGCGATGGGCGGCGGCGCCTACTACGTCGACATGCCCGAGGTTGTCAACATCCGACTCGAGGGTGAGCTCGGCGAGTGGGCCACCGCGAAGGACGTGATCCTCGAGCTGCTGCGGCGCCTGAGCGTCAAGGGCGGCGTCGGCAAGGTGTTCGAGTACACCGGTCCGGGCGTGGAGACGCTCTCCGTTCCGGAGCGGACCACCATCACCAACATGGGGACCGAGCTCGGCGCCACCTCCTCGATCTTCCCGACCGACGAGAACACGAAGGAGTGGCTCGAAGAGGTCGGTCGGCCCGAGGACATGGTCGAGCTCTCACCCGACGAGGACGCCGAGTACGCCGACGAGATCGTCGTCGACCTCTCGGAGATCGAGCCCATGATCGCGGAGCCGTCGATGCCCGACAACGTCGTGCCCGTCCGCGAGGCGGCCGGCCGGTCGGTCGAGCAGGTGATGATCGGCTCCTGTACCAACGGCGCCTACGAGGACATCCTCCCGGCCGCGAAGATGCTCGAGGGCCGCGAGGTCGACAAGAAGACCGAGATGATTATCGCGCCCGCCTCGAAGCAGGCTTCCGAGATGCTCGCCCGCGAGGGCTGGACGGCCGAGCTGATGGCCGCCGGCGTGAACTTCTCCGAGGCGACCTGTGGCGCCTGTATCGGGATCGGTCACGTCCCCGGCAGCGACACCGTCTCGCTCCGGACGTTCAACCGCAACTTCGAGGGTCGCTCCGGGATCGAGGACGACTCGGTGTACCTCTGCTCGCCCGAGGTCGCGACCGCCGCGGCGATCAAAGGCGAGATCGTCGACCCGCGCGATCTGGCCGACGAGCTCGGCGACCTGGAGGACCCCGGCTTCGAACTCGGTCGCGGCTACGACCGCGACGACGCCGACCTGATCTCCCCCGACGAGGCCGTCGACGACGAGCTCGTCAAGGGCCCCAACATCGGCGACGTGCCGCTGAAGGACGCCCTGGAGTCCAACCTCGAGGGTGAGGTGCTGCTCCGGATGGGCGACAACATCACGACCGACCACATCATCCCGGCCACGTCGGACATCCTGAAGTTCCGCTCCAACGTGCCGAAGCTCTCGGAGTTCACGCTCTCCCGCGTGGACGAGAGCTTCGCCCAGCGCGCGCTGGACGCCGACGGCGGCTTCCTCGTCGCCGGCGAGAACTACGGGCAGGGCTCCTCGCGCGAGCACGCGGCGCTCTGTCCGATGTACCTCGGCGTCGAGGGCGTGCTGGCCCAGAGCTTCGCCCGCATCCACAAGGCGAACCTGTTCAACTTCGGCCTCGTCCCGCTGACGATCGACGAGGACGACTACGAGCGCATCGAACAGGGCGACAACGTCCAGATCGTCGACGACGTGGGCGACGGCGTGCGCGCCGGCCAGGAGGAGTTCACCTTCCGCGTCAACGA
- a CDS encoding deoxyuridine 5'-triphosphate nucleotidohydrolase: MFRSGAEVAAAVDGADDDVVQPNGVDLTLDAVFEQTSPGYVGRDGKSVGERSEIAPHGDDPPIYRLEPGDYVVRYGERLAVPEDSVGFVLPRSTLLRNTCSLDTAVWDAGYEGRGEGLLQVGRAIEIEQGARIGQFVLADAEHEGTYDGEYQGEN, from the coding sequence ATGTTCCGCTCCGGAGCCGAGGTCGCCGCCGCCGTCGACGGCGCCGACGACGACGTAGTCCAGCCCAACGGCGTTGATCTCACGCTCGACGCAGTGTTCGAACAGACCAGCCCCGGCTACGTGGGCCGGGACGGCAAGTCGGTCGGCGAGCGCAGCGAGATCGCCCCCCACGGTGACGATCCGCCGATCTACCGGCTCGAACCGGGCGACTACGTCGTCCGCTACGGCGAACGGCTGGCGGTGCCCGAGGACAGCGTCGGCTTCGTGCTCCCGCGCTCGACGCTGCTGCGCAACACCTGCTCGCTGGATACGGCGGTCTGGGACGCGGGCTACGAAGGACGGGGCGAGGGGCTGCTGCAGGTCGGGCGCGCCATCGAGATCGAGCAGGGCGCGCGGATCGGCCAGTTCGTGCTGGCCGATGCTGAGCACGAGGGGACGTACGACGGCGAGTATCAGGGGGAGAACTGA